The Streptomyces sp. NBC_00576 genome contains the following window.
TCATCCACACCGGGTACGCACGCCAGTTGTCGCCAGCCGAGCACCGGCACATGGTCGAGGTGAACCTGCTCGGCCCGATCTACGGCATGCTGGCCGCCCTGTCCCGGATGCGGGCACAGGGCCACGGGCACATCGTCACCGTGTGCAGCATGAGCTCGTTCCTGCCGCTGCCCGGCTACACCACCTACGGCGCGACCAAGCACGGGCTGCGCGCCTTCCACCACAGTGTGGCCATCGAGGAACGGGACGGGCCCGTGACCTTCAGCATCGTCCATCCGCCCGGCACCCGGACCCCCATGCTGGAGCAGGAGATGGCCGACCCCAGCGCGGTGATCACCTTCGCCGAGAAGCCGCTCACCCCCGAGAAAGTCGCCTCGGTGATCGTCGACGCCATCGCGAAGAAGCCGGTCGAAGTCGTCCACCCCGCCATCGGTGGACGCGTGCAGCGGGTCGCCGGTGTGTTCCCCCGGCTGATGCGCTTCGTGATCCCCAAGGTGGCGGCCATGGCCAAGCGCCGCAGCACGGGCCTCGTCCCGGCGCCCGCGGCAGTACCCGAGCAAGGAGAAACCAACCGATGACCCTCGACACCACCACTCCCAGAGTCGGTTCGGATCCGATGGCCCAGAGCCATTTCGACCGGCTGCGGGCGGCGACCGCCGGCCTCGAACCGCCCTTCGGCGTCATCGACCTGGACGCCTTCGACGCCAACGCCCGGGACCTGGAACGCCGCGCGGGCGGCAAGCCGATCCGGCTGGCCAGCAAGTCGCTGCGCTCCCGCGCCCTCATCCGGCGCGCCCTGGACCGCCCGGGATTCGACGGCATCCTCGGCTTCACCCTGCCCGAAGCCCTGTGGCTGGCCGAGGAGTTCGACGACATCGTCGTCGGCTACCCGACCGCCGACCGCACGGCGCTGCGCCGCCTTGCCGCCGACGAGCGGCTCGCGTCCCGGATCACCCTGATGGTCGACTGCGTCGAGCACCTCGACCTGATCGACGCCGCGACCGGCCCCCGCGAGACCCGGATCCGCCTCTGCCTCGAACTGGACGCGGCCCTGCGCCTGGCGGGCGGCCGTATCCATCTGGGGCCGCGCAGATCCCCGGTGTACACCCCGCAGGAGGCGGCGGCGTTCGCACGCGAGGTCGCGTCCCGGCCGGGCTTCGAGCTGACGGGCATCATGGGGTACGAGGGTCAGGTCGCCGGTCTCGGTGACAACGTGCCCGGCAATGTGCTCAAGCGGGCCGTCGTGCGGGCGATGCAGCGTTCCTCCGTCGAGGAACTGAGCCACCGCCGGGCAGCGGCGGTCGCGGCTGTACAGGCCGTGACACCGCTGCGGTTCGTCAACGGCGGCGGTACGGGCAGCCTGGAGACCACGACCCGCGAGGACTCCGTCACGGAACTCGCGGCGGGCTCCGGCCTGTACGGTCCGGGGCTGTTCGACTTCTACCGAGCCTTCCGGCCCGTCCCGGCGGCCTACTTCGTGCTGCCCGTCGTACGCCGCCCCTCGTCGTCGGTCGCGACGCTCCTCGGCGGTGGCTGGGTGGCGTCCGGGCCGCTCGGCAAGGACCGGCTGCCCACCCTGGCCTGGCCTCCGGGGCTGCGCGTCACCGCCACCGAGTCGTTCGGAGAGGTGCAGACCCCGCTGGTGGGCAAGGCCGCGAGCGTTCTGAACGTCGGGGACCGGGTGTGGCTGCGGCACGCCAAGGCCGGTGAACTGTGCGAGCGGATCGGCGACCTGCACCTGGTCAGCGACGGCGCGGTGGTCGACACCGTGCCCACCTACCGCGGTGAGGGCCGCCACTTCCTGTGACCGCCACTTCCCTCACCGGCCGGACGGTCCTGATCGTCGGCGCCTCCTCCGGCATCGGGGCGGCCGTCGCCCGGCAACTCGCCCCGGCGGGCAACCGGCTCGTCCTCACGGCCCGGCGCGCCCCCGAACTGGCCGCCGTGGCCAAGGAGGTACGGGCCGCCGGCAGCGCCTGCCTCGACCTCGCCGCCGACGCCCTGGACCCGGAGGCGGCGGCCGGGGTCGTGGCGGCAGCCGTCGCGGAGTACGGCACCGTCGACATCGCGCTGCTCAACGCCGGTCAGGGGCCGGACATGGCCATGGACCGGGTGAGCACGGCGGACGTCGCACGGATCATGGCGTTGAACTATGACGTCGTCGTCAACTATCTGGTCCCACTGATCCGGCAGTTGGGCGAGCAGCCGGACGGCGGACTGATCGCCCACACCAACTCGCTGGCCGGGCTGATGGGCATCCCCCGCCAGGGCCCGTACTCGGCGGCCAAGGCCGCCGTGCGCACCCTCATCGACTCGGCGCGCGTCGAACTGGCGCCCAGCGGCATCCGGTTCACCTCGATCCACCCGGGCTTCGTGGGCACGGACCGGGTCGACGCGGACGGCCTGCCCAAGCCCTTCCAGGTCAGCCAGGAGCGCGCGGCCCGGTACGTCGTACGCGCCCTGGAGCGGGAACCGGCGCAGGCGTGTTTCCCCTGGCAGACAACGGCGTTGGTCCGCACGCTGCGTGCCCTGCCCGCGCCGGTCTCCGACCGGGTGCTGCGGCTGCTGGCCGCGCGATAGCGGTCCTCCGTCAAGGACCGCCGATCCGTCAGGCCGTGGTCAGGGGCAGCACGCCGAACGTGTGCCCCTGCCACAGACGACGGGAGGCCTCCTCCGGGTAGGCGGCGACGGCCGGTTCGGCGTCGAGGAGCTGGACGAGACACTGTTCGGTGTCGTACGCGGGCCGGCCCGGGTCGCCCGTGGCGGTGAAGGAGGTCCAGGCGGAGCGGAAGCGGGCGGAGAGTGCCTCGGCCTCGGGCAGCGGCGTGGGCCCCATCAGCATGCCGCCGAGACCGCCGCCGGCGTCGCCGAGGGCACCGAAGGTGAGCGGCACGTCCAGGCCGTGACAGGCGCCCAGGGCGCCGCCGTTCACCGGGGTTGCCCAGGTCAGCTCGTACACGTGGGCGGGTCGTCGGCGGAGCCGAACTTGTAGGCGCCGCCGTAGATCCACACCATCACCGGTCGACGCGCCGCCGGATCCGC
Protein-coding sequences here:
- a CDS encoding SDR family NAD(P)-dependent oxidoreductase, with product MTATSLTGRTVLIVGASSGIGAAVARQLAPAGNRLVLTARRAPELAAVAKEVRAAGSACLDLAADALDPEAAAGVVAAAVAEYGTVDIALLNAGQGPDMAMDRVSTADVARIMALNYDVVVNYLVPLIRQLGEQPDGGLIAHTNSLAGLMGIPRQGPYSAAKAAVRTLIDSARVELAPSGIRFTSIHPGFVGTDRVDADGLPKPFQVSQERAARYVVRALEREPAQACFPWQTTALVRTLRALPAPVSDRVLRLLAAR
- a CDS encoding SDR family NAD(P)-dependent oxidoreductase, encoding MSVVLITGAASGIGAATAREAVRRGHLVALADIDLAGATRIAGQLGPAARAFDLDIRDEDAWEAAFDAVADQLGPVDVLVNNAGIIHTGYARQLSPAEHRHMVEVNLLGPIYGMLAALSRMRAQGHGHIVTVCSMSSFLPLPGYTTYGATKHGLRAFHHSVAIEERDGPVTFSIVHPPGTRTPMLEQEMADPSAVITFAEKPLTPEKVASVIVDAIAKKPVEVVHPAIGGRVQRVAGVFPRLMRFVIPKVAAMAKRRSTGLVPAPAAVPEQGETNR
- a CDS encoding amino acid deaminase/aldolase, coding for MTLDTTTPRVGSDPMAQSHFDRLRAATAGLEPPFGVIDLDAFDANARDLERRAGGKPIRLASKSLRSRALIRRALDRPGFDGILGFTLPEALWLAEEFDDIVVGYPTADRTALRRLAADERLASRITLMVDCVEHLDLIDAATGPRETRIRLCLELDAALRLAGGRIHLGPRRSPVYTPQEAAAFAREVASRPGFELTGIMGYEGQVAGLGDNVPGNVLKRAVVRAMQRSSVEELSHRRAAAVAAVQAVTPLRFVNGGGTGSLETTTREDSVTELAAGSGLYGPGLFDFYRAFRPVPAAYFVLPVVRRPSSSVATLLGGGWVASGPLGKDRLPTLAWPPGLRVTATESFGEVQTPLVGKAASVLNVGDRVWLRHAKAGELCERIGDLHLVSDGAVVDTVPTYRGEGRHFL